In Gimesia benthica, a single window of DNA contains:
- a CDS encoding SCO family protein: MKPLHTSILILFLWGLNVLPVQADRMEKAPKSIEKLDVIEHLDTQLPLDLKFQDSSGKPVTLGDYFKKDRPVILSLNYSNCPMLCSLQLTALVRGLKELEWSADEQYDFVSVSIDPKETYQRANLTKQKYFKEYDRAGTAGGWHFLCGRQESIDKLADAMGVQYQYVAERQEYAHPAVLLVCTPDGRVSRYLYGINFPKQTLKLALVEASEGKIGSTVDRFLLFCFHYDADSGRYAPTARNIMKIGGFATVFILTVVLIPYWRGRKGRQALETGDALTHEIPQETRHFSAPEN; the protein is encoded by the coding sequence ATGAAACCCTTGCACACATCCATCCTGATCCTCTTTCTCTGGGGACTGAATGTCCTGCCAGTACAGGCGGACCGGATGGAAAAAGCTCCTAAAAGTATCGAGAAACTGGACGTCATTGAGCACCTGGATACTCAATTACCCCTGGATCTCAAATTTCAGGATAGTTCCGGGAAACCGGTAACCCTGGGCGACTACTTTAAAAAAGACCGTCCGGTTATTCTCTCGCTGAATTATTCCAACTGTCCCATGTTGTGTTCTCTGCAACTGACGGCACTGGTTCGGGGACTGAAGGAGCTGGAGTGGTCTGCGGATGAGCAATATGATTTTGTTTCGGTGAGTATCGATCCCAAAGAGACTTACCAGAGAGCCAACCTGACCAAACAGAAATACTTTAAAGAATACGATCGTGCGGGAACTGCCGGAGGCTGGCATTTTCTGTGCGGTCGGCAAGAGTCCATCGATAAATTAGCGGATGCGATGGGAGTCCAATATCAGTATGTGGCGGAACGCCAGGAATATGCCCATCCGGCGGTCCTGCTGGTCTGCACTCCCGATGGACGCGTTTCCCGTTACTTATACGGAATTAATTTTCCGAAACAGACCCTGAAACTGGCGCTGGTGGAAGCGTCAGAAGGTAAAATCGGTTCCACCGTTGATCGTTTTTTACTGTTCTGTTTTCACTACGATGCAGACAGTGGTCGGTATGCTCCGACCGCACGGAATATCATGAAAATCGGCGGCTTTGCCACCGTCTTTATTCTGACTGTCGTTCTGATTCCCTACTGGAGGGGACGTAAGGGCAGACAGGCACTGGAGACAGGCGATGCTCTGACTCATGAAATTCCACAGGAGACGAGGCATTTCTCAGCTCCCGAAAATTAG